The Terriglobales bacterium sequence GGGACACATCGGCCTCACCCCGCAGTCACTGCACCTGATGGGCGGCTACAAGGTGCAGGGCAAGTCGCTGAAGGCGGTCGAACAGCTCATGCAGGACGCGGTCGCGCTCGACCGCGCCGGCGTCTGCTCCATGGTGCTGGAGGGCGTGCCCCGCGAGGTCGCGGCCATGATCACCGCCGAGGTCTCCTGCCCCACCATCGGCATCGGCGCCGGTCCGGATTGCGACGGCCAAGTGCTGGTGTTGCACGACATGCTGGGCCTGACCTTCAGCCCCCCGGCCAAGTTCGTCCGCCGTTATGGCGACATCGGCGCCACCATCACCGGCGCCGTGGCCCGCTTCAAGCAGGATGTGGAGACCGGTATGTATCCCTCCGACCAGGAGTCCTACCACCTCCCCAAGGACACCAAGGCCACGCTGGACGACCTGGAGGAGCGCAAGAAGTCCCTGCGCCTGCAGTAAGGATCACGCAGCAGCGGGTGCCCCACCCGAGCCCGGTTTTGGCTTGGGTGGGAAACAAACCATGAAGGTCCTCGAAACCGTCGCTCAGATGCGGGCTGCCTGCGACGCGCTCAAGCGCGACGGCAAGCGCCTCGGATTCGTCCCCACCATGGGCGCACTCCACGCCGGGCATTTGTCCCTGGTCCAGGCCGCCCGCCGGCAGTGCCAGGCGGTCGCCGCCTCCATCTTCGTGAACCCTACCCAGTTCGGTCCCAACGAAGACTTCTCCAAGTACCCGCGCACCTTCGACCGCGATAAACAGCTCCTCGAGGCGGAAAAGGTTGCCCTTCTCTTTGCCCCTTCGGTCGAAGAGATGTACCCGGTCGGCTCCAAGACTTTCGTGCACGTCGAGGAGATGAGCAAGAAGCTCTGCGGCAAGTCCCGGCCGGGCCACTTCCGCGGCGTGACCACTGTGGTCAACAAGCTCTTCAATATCGTCGAGCCCGACCTGGCCTTTTTCGGTCAGAAGGACGCGGCCCAGTGCGCCATCCTCCGCCGCATGGTCCGCGACCTCGCCATGAGCGTCGAGATCATCGTCTGCCCCATCATCCGTGAGCCCGACGGCCTCGCCTTGAGCTCCCGCAACGCCTACCTCAGCCCCGCCGAGCGCAAGCAGGCCACCATTCTTCACCGCGCGCTTATGCGCGTGCAGTCCCTGGCCGACAAGGGCGAGCACTCCAGCGAAAAGCTCATCGCCGCCGCCCGCGACGTCTTCGCCGAGCAACCGGGGGTACGCGTGGATTACGTGGAGATCGTGGACAGAGACACCCTTGATCCCGTCCCCGATGTCTCCCGTGGTGCGCTGGTCGCCGTCGCCGCCTTCGTCGGCAGCACCCGCCTCATCGACAACATCGTGCTCACCGCCGCCGGTAGCGCCGGGCATCCCTAGCCCCTTCGATCGGGGTGGAGCAGGCCTTCAGGCCTGCACTGTCGCGCTCTATTTTCTTGTCATCCCGAGGGAGTCCCGTAGGGACGACCGAGGGACCTTGCGTTCTGCCCGCGCTGACGTCGCCGTTCGGCGGAGGGACGTCAGTCCCGACGCCTTCCCCGACACGTACGCATTCCCCGCGATCACATACCTCAACTGCTCCTCCACCGCCTTCGCGATTCCCACCCGCGGCCCCGTCGCGACCCTCACCGGCTCGTGACTTTCATCCACGATCCGCAGGTCGGCCCTCGCCGCCGTCACATCTTTCCCATTGTCCCGCGCCCTTGTGATTCCCAACGCCTCCGCCAGCCGCCCCGGACCGCTGGTCAGCATCTTGCGCCCGCGCTCCGTCGCCAGCTGCTCCGCAGGCACTCTTCGCCGTCGGGCCATTTGCTCCAGTCCGCGCAGCGGCTCCAGCGCTCGGATGAGCACGCATCCCGCCTCTCCTTCCGGCATG is a genomic window containing:
- the panC gene encoding pantoate--beta-alanine ligase; the protein is MKVLETVAQMRAACDALKRDGKRLGFVPTMGALHAGHLSLVQAARRQCQAVAASIFVNPTQFGPNEDFSKYPRTFDRDKQLLEAEKVALLFAPSVEEMYPVGSKTFVHVEEMSKKLCGKSRPGHFRGVTTVVNKLFNIVEPDLAFFGQKDAAQCAILRRMVRDLAMSVEIIVCPIIREPDGLALSSRNAYLSPAERKQATILHRALMRVQSLADKGEHSSEKLIAAARDVFAEQPGVRVDYVEIVDRDTLDPVPDVSRGALVAVAAFVGSTRLIDNIVLTAAGSAGHP
- a CDS encoding 3-methyl-2-oxobutanoate hydroxymethyltransferase produces the protein GHIGLTPQSLHLMGGYKVQGKSLKAVEQLMQDAVALDRAGVCSMVLEGVPREVAAMITAEVSCPTIGIGAGPDCDGQVLVLHDMLGLTFSPPAKFVRRYGDIGATITGAVARFKQDVETGMYPSDQESYHLPKDTKATLDDLEERKKSLRLQ
- a CDS encoding DNA-3-methyladenine glycosylase, translated to MLLHAGFQPRPELLRISLVTPRIARAPEAKGSPVRTLPRRFYARDPRKVARELLGKVLVRRERGREIAGRIVEVEVYLGRADPAAHAYSGPTARNQVLFGPPGHAYVYFIYGNHHCLNVSCMPEGEAGCVLIRALEPLRGLEQMARRRRVPAEQLATERGRKMLTSGPGRLAEALGITRARDNGKDVTAARADLRIVDESHEPVRVATGPRVGIAKAVEEQLRYVIAGNAYVSGKASGLTSLRRTATSARAERKVPRSSLRDSLGMTRK